One window of Chlamydia sp. 04-14 genomic DNA carries:
- the rpsT gene encoding 30S ribosomal protein S20 has translation MAPKKTTKKGGPKKRPSAEKRILTAQKRYLINQSFKSKAKTMMKKFEAALKAGDQTTITSGLQLVYSVTDKAVKRGIFKHNKAARIKSRATLRANAKI, from the coding sequence ATGGCACCAAAGAAAACAACTAAGAAAGGCGGTCCAAAAAAGCGACCTTCTGCAGAAAAGCGTATTTTAACCGCGCAAAAACGTTATTTGATCAATCAAAGTTTTAAGTCAAAAGCAAAAACTATGATGAAGAAATTTGAAGCCGCTTTAAAAGCCGGTGATCAAACAACTATCACCTCGGGATTACAGTTAGTCTATAGTGTTACTGATAAAGCTGTAAAAAGGGGTATTTTTAAACACAATAAAGCAGCTCGAATCAAGTCACGTGCTACTTTAAGAGCTAATGCAAAAATATAA